A DNA window from Pseudomonas sp. B21-056 contains the following coding sequences:
- the pcaF gene encoding 3-oxoadipyl-CoA thiolase, protein MMRDVYICDAIRTPIGRFGGGLAAVRADDLAAVPIKALMERNPSVDWSAVDEVFLGCANQAGEDNRNVARMALLLAGLPESIPGVTLNRLCASGMDAIGTAFRAIASGEMELAIAGGVESMSRAPFVMGKADAAFSRNMKLEDTTIGWRFINPLMKAQYGVDAMPQTADNVADDYAVSRADQDAFALRSQQRTAAAQAAGFFAEEIVPVRIAHKKGETVVEQDEHPRADTTLEALNKLKPVNGPDKTVTAGNASGVNDGAAALILASADAVKQHGLTPRGKVLGMASAGVAPRVMGIGPVPAVRKLTERLGLAVADFDVIELNEAFASQGLAVLRELGLADDAPQVNPNGGAIALGHPLGMSGARLVLTALHHLEKTGGSKGLATMCVGVGQGLALAIERV, encoded by the coding sequence CTGATGCGCGACGTTTATATCTGTGATGCGATTCGTACCCCCATCGGCCGCTTCGGTGGCGGTTTGGCCGCGGTGCGCGCCGATGACCTGGCGGCCGTGCCGATCAAGGCGCTGATGGAGCGCAACCCGTCGGTGGACTGGAGCGCGGTGGACGAGGTGTTCCTCGGTTGCGCCAACCAGGCCGGCGAAGACAACCGCAACGTGGCGCGCATGGCGCTGCTGCTGGCGGGCCTGCCGGAGAGCATTCCCGGCGTGACCCTCAACCGTCTCTGCGCTTCGGGCATGGACGCCATCGGCACGGCGTTCCGCGCCATTGCCAGCGGCGAAATGGAACTGGCCATCGCCGGCGGCGTGGAATCGATGTCCCGCGCGCCGTTCGTGATGGGCAAGGCCGACGCGGCGTTCTCCCGCAACATGAAACTGGAAGACACCACCATCGGCTGGCGCTTCATCAACCCGTTGATGAAGGCCCAGTACGGCGTCGATGCGATGCCCCAGACCGCCGATAACGTGGCGGACGATTACGCGGTGTCCCGCGCCGACCAGGATGCCTTCGCACTGCGCAGCCAGCAACGCACGGCAGCGGCCCAGGCCGCAGGATTCTTCGCCGAAGAAATCGTACCGGTGCGCATTGCCCACAAGAAAGGCGAAACCGTGGTCGAGCAAGACGAGCATCCGCGCGCCGACACCACGCTGGAGGCCTTGAACAAACTCAAACCGGTCAACGGCCCGGACAAGACCGTCACCGCCGGCAACGCCTCGGGTGTGAACGATGGCGCGGCGGCGTTGATCCTGGCCTCGGCCGACGCGGTGAAGCAACACGGCCTGACCCCTCGCGGCAAAGTGCTGGGCATGGCCAGTGCCGGCGTGGCACCACGGGTAATGGGCATCGGCCCGGTGCCGGCGGTGCGCAAGTTGACGGAGCGCCTGGGCCTGGCGGTCGCCGATTTCGACGTGATCGAACTCAACGAAGCGTTTGCCAGCCAGGGCTTGGCGGTGCTGCGCGAACTGGGGCTGGCGGACGATGCGCCGCAGGTCAACCCGAACGGCGGCGCCATCGCGCTCGGCCATCCGTTGGGCATGAGTGGCGCACGGCTGGTGCTGACGGCGTTGCATCATCTGGAAAAGACCGGCGGCAGCAAAGGCCTGGCGACCATGTGTGTCGGCGTCGGCCAGGGCCTGGCATTGGCTATCGAACGCGTTTGA
- the pcaH gene encoding protocatechuate 3,4-dioxygenase subunit beta, which produces MTDKPGYRRPQVGTQPEYLHPPYQSTNLRSPSKPLVHLPHSLSEITGPTIGADRVQEKDNDLTAQHAGEPLGERIIIHGRVLDENGHPVPGILVEIWQANAAGRYNHDRDKHDAPLDPNFTGTGRAITDADGWYQFQTIKPGAYPWGNHHNAWRPAHIHFSLFGPSILTRLVTQMYFPGDPLLAYDPIYNCVSDTSAKERLIASFDLEKTIPHYALGYRWDIVLRGRDATPMEK; this is translated from the coding sequence ATGACTGACAAGCCTGGTTACCGTCGCCCCCAAGTGGGCACCCAGCCGGAGTACCTGCACCCGCCATATCAGTCCACCAACCTGCGCTCGCCGTCCAAGCCGTTGGTGCATCTGCCTCACTCGCTGTCGGAAATCACCGGCCCGACCATCGGCGCCGACCGCGTGCAGGAGAAGGACAACGACCTGACCGCCCAACATGCCGGCGAACCCCTGGGGGAGCGGATCATCATTCACGGACGCGTGCTGGATGAGAACGGCCATCCCGTGCCGGGCATCCTGGTAGAGATCTGGCAGGCCAACGCCGCCGGTCGCTATAACCATGACCGCGACAAACATGATGCACCGCTGGACCCGAACTTCACCGGCACCGGTCGTGCTATCACCGACGCCGACGGCTGGTACCAGTTCCAGACCATCAAGCCCGGCGCCTACCCATGGGGCAACCACCACAACGCCTGGCGCCCGGCGCATATCCATTTCTCGTTGTTCGGGCCGAGCATCCTGACGCGCCTGGTGACGCAGATGTATTTTCCTGGCGACCCGCTGCTGGCCTACGATCCGATCTACAACTGCGTGTCGGACACCAGTGCCAAGGAACGCCTGATCGCCAGTTTCGACCTGGAAAAAACCATCCCTCACTATGCCCTCGGTTATCGCTGGGACATCGTCTTGCGCGGCCGCGACGCCACGCCGATGGAGAAATAA
- the pcaG gene encoding protocatechuate 3,4-dioxygenase subunit alpha codes for MTLTATTSHTVGPYYHIGLTWLNREDMTVAETLGQRVAITGQVIDGNGEFVNDAMLEVWQANAAGKYAHPEDEQDKPLDPNFEGFGRVPVDAEGRFRFTTIKPGTVPGLGSTTQAPHLVVLVFARGLVKHLLTRIYFDGEQANEADPLLACVPEERRATIVSKPDGSGVYQWNVILQGTDAETVFFDY; via the coding sequence ATGACGCTTACCGCCACCACGTCCCATACCGTTGGCCCTTACTACCACATCGGCCTGACCTGGCTGAACCGCGAAGACATGACCGTCGCCGAAACCCTCGGCCAGCGCGTGGCGATCACCGGGCAGGTGATCGACGGCAACGGCGAGTTCGTCAACGACGCAATGCTGGAAGTCTGGCAGGCCAACGCTGCCGGCAAATACGCCCACCCCGAGGACGAGCAGGACAAACCCTTGGACCCGAACTTCGAAGGCTTCGGCCGGGTGCCGGTGGACGCCGAGGGGCGTTTTCGGTTTACCACCATCAAGCCGGGCACCGTGCCGGGCCTGGGCAGCACGACCCAGGCCCCGCACCTGGTGGTGCTGGTCTTCGCCCGTGGCTTGGTCAAGCACCTGCTGACGCGCATCTACTTTGACGGCGAACAGGCCAACGAAGCCGACCCGCTGCTGGCCTGCGTACCCGAGGAGCGCCGCGCCACGATCGTGAGCAAGCCCGATGGGTCGGGCGTGTACCAGTGGAACGTGATCCTGCAGGGGACGGATGCCGAGACGGTGTTTTTCGATTACTGA
- a CDS encoding MFS family transporter yields the protein MTTLTSHYTGEERSKRIFAIVGASSGNLVEWFDFYVYAFCAIYFAPAFFPSDNPTVQLVNTAGVFAAGFLMRPIGGWIFGRVADRHGRKNSMMISVLMMCFGSLLIACLPTYKDIGVWAPVLLLLARLLQGLSVGGEYGTTATYMSEVALKGQRGFFASFQYVTLIGGQLLAVSLVVILQQFLNEDELRAYGWRIPFVVGAVAALISLFLRRSLKETSSKEMRENKDAGSIAALFRDHKAAFITVLGYTAGGSLIFYTFTTYMQKYLVNTAGLHAKTASYIMTGALFLYMCMQPLFGMLADRIGRRNSMLWFGALGALCTVPILLTLKSISSPFLAFVLITLALAIVSFYTSISGLVKAEMFPPEVRALGVGLAYAVANAIFGGSAEYVALSLKAQGMENAFYWYVTVMMVVAFLFSLRLPKQPTYLHHDL from the coding sequence ATGACCACCTTAACCAGCCACTACACCGGCGAAGAACGCAGCAAGCGCATCTTCGCCATCGTCGGTGCTTCCTCCGGCAACCTGGTCGAATGGTTCGACTTCTACGTCTACGCGTTCTGCGCGATCTATTTCGCCCCGGCGTTCTTCCCGTCCGATAACCCCACGGTGCAACTGGTCAACACCGCCGGTGTCTTCGCCGCCGGGTTCCTGATGCGGCCGATCGGCGGCTGGATTTTCGGCCGGGTGGCGGACCGTCACGGACGCAAGAACTCGATGATGATTTCGGTGCTGATGATGTGCTTCGGCTCGTTGCTCATCGCCTGCCTGCCCACCTACAAGGACATCGGCGTCTGGGCGCCGGTGTTGCTGTTGCTCGCCCGCTTGCTGCAAGGCTTGTCGGTGGGTGGCGAGTACGGCACCACCGCCACCTACATGAGCGAAGTCGCCCTCAAGGGCCAGCGCGGCTTTTTCGCCTCGTTCCAGTACGTGACGCTGATCGGCGGGCAACTGCTGGCAGTGTCGCTGGTGGTGATCCTGCAACAGTTCCTCAACGAAGACGAACTGCGGGCCTATGGCTGGCGGATCCCCTTCGTGGTCGGCGCCGTGGCCGCGTTGATTTCCCTGTTCCTGCGCCGTTCCCTGAAGGAAACCAGCAGCAAGGAAATGCGCGAGAACAAGGACGCCGGCAGCATCGCCGCGCTGTTTCGCGACCACAAGGCCGCGTTCATCACCGTACTCGGCTACACCGCCGGCGGTTCGTTGATTTTCTACACCTTCACCACCTACATGCAGAAATACCTGGTGAACACCGCGGGCCTGCACGCCAAGACCGCCAGCTACATCATGACCGGCGCGCTGTTCCTCTACATGTGCATGCAGCCGCTGTTCGGCATGCTGGCGGACAGGATCGGCCGACGTAACTCCATGCTCTGGTTCGGTGCCTTGGGCGCGTTGTGCACGGTGCCGATCCTGCTGACGCTCAAAAGCATCAGCAGTCCGTTCCTGGCGTTCGTGTTGATTACCCTGGCACTGGCAATCGTCAGCTTCTACACCTCCATCAGTGGTCTGGTAAAAGCTGAAATGTTTCCACCCGAAGTACGAGCACTGGGGGTAGGGTTGGCCTACGCAGTGGCGAATGCGATTTTTGGCGGTTCGGCGGAGTACGTTGCCTTGAGCCTGAAAGCCCAGGGCATGGAGAACGCCTTTTACTGGTACGTCACGGTCATGATGGTGGTGGCGTTCCTGTTCAGCCTGCGCCTGCCGAAGCAACCGACGTATTTGCATCACGACCTTTAA
- a CDS encoding 3-carboxy-cis,cis-muconate cycloisomerase has product MSERPGNQLFDAYFTARDMREVFCDAGRVQAMLDVEAALARAEARVGLIPHSAVASIEQACCADLYDFSALSEAIATAGNSAIPLVKALGKRIASVDREAERYVHLGATSQDVMDSGLVLQLRQALELIEGELAQLAAILARQAERYAATPLAGRTWLQHATPVTLGMKIAGWLGAITRSRQRLLELKPRLLVLQFGGASGTLAALGEHALPIAEALAAELHLSLPEQPWHTQRDRLVEFGSVLGLIAGSLGKLGRDVSLLMQTEAGEAFEPSAPGKGGSSTMPHKRNPVGAAVLIGAATRVPGLLSTLFSAMPQEHERSLGLWHAEWETLPEICCLVSGALQQARLLAEGLEVDAARMAHNLDLTQGLVLAEAVSIVLAQRVGRDTAHHLLEQCCKRAVAEHRHLRDVLGDEPQVCAQLSAAELDHLLNPAHYLGQAQTWVARAVAEHLALKV; this is encoded by the coding sequence ATGAGCGAACGACCGGGTAATCAGCTGTTCGATGCCTACTTCACCGCCCGCGACATGCGCGAGGTGTTCTGCGATGCCGGCCGGGTGCAAGCCATGCTCGATGTCGAGGCGGCACTGGCCCGGGCCGAGGCGCGGGTTGGATTGATTCCCCACAGTGCAGTGGCGTCGATTGAGCAGGCTTGTTGTGCCGACCTCTACGACTTTTCAGCACTGAGTGAAGCGATTGCCACGGCCGGCAATTCAGCGATCCCGCTGGTCAAGGCATTGGGCAAGCGCATCGCCAGCGTGGATCGCGAGGCTGAGCGTTATGTGCACCTGGGCGCCACCAGCCAGGACGTGATGGACAGTGGCCTGGTCCTGCAACTGCGCCAGGCGCTGGAGCTGATCGAGGGTGAGCTGGCGCAACTGGCCGCTATCCTCGCCCGACAAGCCGAGCGCTACGCCGCCACGCCATTGGCCGGGCGCACCTGGTTGCAACATGCAACGCCGGTGACCCTGGGCATGAAAATCGCCGGGTGGCTGGGGGCAATCACCCGCAGCCGCCAACGTCTTCTGGAACTCAAGCCCCGCTTGCTGGTGCTGCAATTCGGCGGCGCCTCCGGGACGCTCGCTGCATTGGGCGAACACGCCTTGCCAATCGCCGAAGCCCTGGCCGCCGAGCTGCACCTGAGCCTGCCGGAGCAACCCTGGCACACCCAGCGTGATCGGCTGGTGGAGTTCGGTTCGGTACTGGGCCTGATTGCCGGTAGCCTGGGCAAACTCGGCCGTGACGTCAGCCTGTTGATGCAGACCGAGGCCGGTGAAGCGTTCGAACCGTCGGCGCCGGGCAAGGGCGGTTCGTCGACCATGCCCCACAAGCGCAACCCGGTGGGCGCGGCGGTGCTGATCGGTGCGGCAACGCGGGTGCCGGGGTTGTTGTCGACGCTGTTCAGCGCGATGCCCCAGGAACATGAACGCAGCCTGGGCCTGTGGCATGCCGAATGGGAAACCCTGCCGGAGATCTGTTGCCTGGTGTCCGGTGCCCTGCAACAGGCGCGGCTGCTGGCGGAAGGGCTGGAGGTGGACGCGGCGCGCATGGCCCATAACCTCGATCTGACCCAGGGGCTGGTGCTGGCCGAAGCGGTGAGCATCGTCCTGGCCCAGCGCGTCGGGCGTGACACCGCGCACCATCTGCTGGAGCAATGCTGCAAGCGTGCCGTGGCCGAACACCGTCATCTGCGGGACGTGTTGGGGGACGAACCCCAGGTTTGCGCGCAGTTGTCCGCGGCCGAACTCGATCATTTGCTCAACCCCGCCCATTACCTCGGCCAGGCCCAGACCTGGGTCGCCCGGGCAGTGGCCGAACACCTGGCCTTGAAGGTCTGA
- the pcaD gene encoding 3-oxoadipate enol-lactonase, with protein sequence MGFVKLADGELNYCFDGRQDAPVLVLSNSLGTDLHMWDEQVAAFSEHFRVLRFDTRGHGQSLVTEGPYSIEQLGHDVLAMLDALEIDKVHFCGLSMGGLIGQWLGINAGERLHKLVVCNTAAKIGDPSMWNPRIETVLRDGKAAMVALRDASIARWFTPDFAQANPDTARKITDMLAATSPQGYAANCAAVRDADFRDQLASIRVPLLVVAGTEDAVTPPSGGHFIQERVSGAQYAEFHAAHLSNVQAGAAFSERVLDFLLDSSRA encoded by the coding sequence GTGGGATTCGTCAAACTCGCCGACGGCGAACTGAACTATTGCTTTGACGGGCGGCAAGACGCGCCGGTGCTGGTGTTGTCCAACTCCTTGGGCACTGACCTGCACATGTGGGACGAGCAGGTCGCGGCGTTCAGCGAACACTTCCGTGTGCTGCGTTTCGACACCCGGGGTCACGGCCAGTCGCTGGTCACCGAAGGCCCTTACAGCATCGAGCAACTGGGCCACGATGTGCTGGCGATGCTTGATGCGCTGGAGATCGACAAGGTGCACTTCTGCGGCTTGTCCATGGGCGGTCTGATCGGCCAGTGGTTGGGCATCAACGCCGGCGAGCGACTGCACAAGCTGGTGGTGTGCAACACCGCGGCCAAGATCGGTGATCCGTCGATGTGGAACCCGCGCATCGAAACCGTGCTGCGTGATGGCAAGGCGGCCATGGTGGCGCTGCGGGATGCCTCGATTGCCCGCTGGTTCACCCCGGACTTCGCCCAGGCCAACCCGGACACGGCGAGGAAAATCACCGACATGCTCGCCGCCACCTCACCCCAGGGCTATGCCGCCAACTGCGCCGCCGTGCGCGATGCCGATTTTCGCGATCAACTGGCATCGATCCGTGTGCCGCTGCTGGTGGTGGCCGGTACCGAAGATGCCGTTACGCCGCCATCGGGCGGGCATTTTATCCAGGAGCGGGTCAGTGGGGCGCAGTATGCCGAATTCCATGCCGCGCACCTGTCCAACGTCCAGGCCGGCGCTGCGTTCAGCGAGCGGGTGTTGGATTTCCTGCTTGATTCCAGTCGCGCCTGA
- the pcaC gene encoding 4-carboxymuconolactone decarboxylase, with the protein MDEKQRYDEGMQVRRAVLGDAHVDRSLNALTEFNSEFQEMITRHAWGDIWTRPGLPRHTRSLITLAMLIGMNRNEELKLHLRAAANNGVSRGEIKEVIMQSAIYCGIPAANATFHLAESVWDELGVESRE; encoded by the coding sequence GTGGACGAGAAACAACGTTACGACGAAGGCATGCAAGTCCGCCGCGCAGTGCTGGGCGATGCCCATGTGGATCGCAGCCTCAATGCCCTGACCGAGTTCAACAGCGAATTCCAGGAGATGATCACCCGTCACGCCTGGGGCGACATCTGGACCCGCCCGGGTCTGCCGCGCCACACCCGCAGCCTGATCACCCTCGCCATGCTGATCGGCATGAACCGCAACGAAGAACTCAAACTGCACCTGCGCGCCGCCGCCAACAACGGCGTGAGCCGTGGCGAGATCAAGGAAGTGATCATGCAGAGCGCGATCTACTGCGGCATTCCGGCGGCCAACGCCACGTTCCACCTGGCTGAGTCGGTGTGGGACGAGTTGGGTGTCGAATCGCGGGAATAG
- a CDS encoding OprD family porin — translation MKSTQHLFPSLIAVALAGSALPVLAAESGFVEDAKVNLNLRNFYFNRNFTNSSAAQGKAEEWTQSFILDAKSGFTQGTVGFGMDVLGLYSLKLDGGKGTAGTQLLPVHDDGRPADDFGRLGVALKAKVSKTELKVGEWMPVLPILRSDDGRSLPQTFRGGQVTSTEISGLSLYGGQFRGNSPRNDASMEDMFMNGRPAFTSDRFNFGGGEYAFNDKRTQVGVWYSELSDIYQQQYFNLTHSQPIGDWTLGANLGYFIGKENGSALAGDLDNKTAFAMLSAKYGGNTFYVGLQKLSGDDAWMRVNGTSGGTLANDSYNSSYDNAKEKSWQVRHDFNFAAGGVPGLTLMNRYISGDNVHTATVDDGKEWGRESELAYTVQNGALKNLNVKWRNSTLRRDFSTNEFDENRLIVSYPISLL, via the coding sequence ATGAAGTCCACACAGCATTTGTTCCCCAGCCTGATCGCCGTTGCCCTGGCCGGTTCCGCCCTGCCGGTCCTGGCCGCAGAGTCGGGGTTTGTCGAGGATGCGAAGGTCAACCTCAACCTGCGCAATTTCTATTTCAACCGCAACTTCACCAACTCGAGCGCCGCCCAGGGCAAGGCCGAGGAATGGACCCAGAGTTTCATCCTCGACGCCAAGTCCGGTTTCACCCAGGGCACGGTGGGTTTCGGCATGGACGTGCTGGGCCTGTATTCGCTCAAGCTCGATGGCGGCAAAGGCACCGCCGGCACCCAGTTGCTGCCGGTCCACGATGACGGGCGTCCGGCCGATGACTTCGGGCGCCTCGGTGTGGCCCTCAAGGCCAAGGTGTCGAAGACCGAATTGAAGGTCGGCGAATGGATGCCGGTGTTGCCGATCCTGCGTTCCGACGACGGTCGCTCCCTGCCGCAAACCTTCCGCGGTGGCCAGGTCACGTCCACTGAGATCAGCGGCCTGAGCCTCTACGGCGGCCAGTTCCGTGGCAACAGCCCGCGCAACGATGCGAGCATGGAAGACATGTTCATGAACGGCCGCCCGGCCTTCACCTCCGACCGCTTCAACTTCGGTGGCGGCGAGTACGCCTTCAACGACAAACGCACCCAGGTCGGCGTCTGGTACTCGGAACTGTCCGACATCTACCAACAGCAATACTTCAACCTGACCCACAGCCAGCCCATCGGCGACTGGACCCTGGGCGCCAACCTCGGCTACTTCATCGGCAAGGAAAACGGCAGTGCTCTGGCCGGCGACCTGGACAACAAGACCGCCTTCGCCATGCTCTCGGCCAAGTACGGTGGTAACACCTTCTACGTCGGCCTGCAGAAACTCAGCGGCGACGACGCCTGGATGCGTGTCAACGGTACCAGCGGCGGCACCCTGGCCAACGACAGCTACAACTCCAGCTACGACAACGCCAAGGAAAAATCCTGGCAAGTGCGTCATGACTTCAACTTCGCCGCCGGCGGCGTACCGGGCCTGACCTTGATGAACCGCTACATCAGCGGCGACAACGTGCACACCGCCACGGTGGACGACGGCAAGGAATGGGGACGTGAGAGCGAGCTGGCGTACACCGTGCAGAACGGTGCGCTGAAGAACCTCAATGTGAAGTGGCGCAACTCGACCCTGCGGCGGGATTTCAGCACCAATGAGTTCGATGAGAACCGGTTGATTGTCAGCTATCCGATCAGTTTGCTGTAA
- the adeC gene encoding AdeC/AdeK/OprM family multidrug efflux complex outer membrane factor: protein MSKSLLSLTIAAVVLSGCSLIPDYQRPEAPVAAQYPQGPAYEPAQAAGQAAAEQGWKQFFHDPALQQLIQVALENNRDLRVAALNIDAYAAQYNIQRADLFPAVSATGSGSRQRVPARASQTGQAAISSSYSATLGISAYELDLFGRVRSLSEQALQSYFATEEARRSTQISLVASVANAYLTWQADKELLKLTQETLGTYEKSLKLTTRSADVGVASALDLSQARTAVENARVQLARYTRQVAQDENSLTLLLGTGLPANLNSQPLSDDLLSEVPAGLPSDLLQRRPDILQAERNLLAANANIGAARAAFFPSISLTANAGTLSPDLSGLFKGGSGTWSFAPQINLPIFNAGSLRASLDYAKVQKDINVAQYEKSIQTAFQEVSDGLAARQTYNEQLQAQTDFVAANQDYYRLAERRYRIGVDSNLTFLDAQRQLFSAQQSLITDRLAQLTSEVNLYKALGGGWNAETGKNEPVKEEAPKMKLF, encoded by the coding sequence ATGAGCAAGTCGCTACTCTCTCTGACCATCGCCGCCGTCGTGCTCAGCGGCTGCTCGCTGATCCCCGACTATCAGCGGCCCGAAGCACCGGTCGCGGCGCAATACCCGCAAGGCCCGGCCTACGAACCGGCCCAGGCGGCCGGCCAGGCCGCCGCGGAACAGGGCTGGAAGCAGTTTTTCCATGACCCGGCGTTGCAGCAGTTGATCCAGGTTGCCCTGGAAAACAACCGTGACCTGCGCGTCGCGGCGCTGAACATCGATGCCTATGCCGCGCAGTACAACATCCAGCGGGCGGACCTGTTCCCGGCGGTCTCGGCCACCGGTTCCGGCAGTCGCCAGCGTGTACCGGCACGGGCCTCGCAGACCGGGCAAGCAGCCATCAGCAGCTCCTACTCGGCCACCCTGGGCATCAGCGCCTATGAACTGGACCTGTTCGGTCGGGTTCGCAGCCTGAGCGAGCAAGCGCTGCAAAGCTACTTCGCCACCGAAGAAGCCCGTCGCAGTACCCAGATCAGCCTGGTGGCCAGCGTCGCCAACGCCTACCTGACCTGGCAGGCCGACAAGGAACTGCTCAAGCTGACCCAGGAAACCCTGGGCACCTACGAGAAAAGCCTCAAGCTGACCACCCGCAGCGCCGACGTCGGCGTGGCCTCGGCGCTCGACCTGAGCCAAGCACGCACAGCGGTGGAAAACGCCCGCGTGCAACTGGCGCGCTACACCCGCCAGGTGGCCCAGGACGAAAACAGCCTGACCCTGCTGCTGGGCACCGGCCTGCCGGCCAACCTGAACTCGCAACCGCTGAGCGACGACCTGCTCAGCGAAGTACCGGCCGGGTTGCCGTCGGACCTGCTGCAGCGTCGTCCCGACATTCTCCAGGCCGAACGCAACTTGCTGGCCGCCAACGCCAACATCGGCGCCGCACGGGCCGCGTTCTTCCCGAGCATCAGCCTGACGGCCAACGCCGGAACGCTGAGCCCGGACCTGTCCGGCCTGTTCAAGGGCGGCTCGGGCACCTGGAGCTTCGCCCCGCAGATCAACCTGCCGATCTTCAACGCCGGCAGCCTGCGGGCAAGCCTGGACTACGCCAAGGTTCAGAAAGACATCAACGTCGCGCAGTACGAGAAGTCGATCCAGACCGCGTTCCAGGAAGTCTCCGACGGCCTGGCCGCGCGCCAGACCTACAACGAACAGTTGCAGGCCCAGACCGACTTCGTCGCCGCCAACCAGGACTACTACCGCCTGGCCGAGCGTCGCTATCGCATCGGTGTCGACAGCAACCTGACCTTCCTCGACGCCCAACGCCAGTTGTTCAGCGCCCAACAATCGCTGATCACCGACCGCCTCGCGCAATTGACCAGCGAGGTCAACCTGTACAAGGCACTGGGTGGAGGCTGGAACGCCGAGACCGGCAAGAACGAACCGGTCAAGGAAGAAGCGCCGAAGATGAAGCTGTTCTGA